In Polypterus senegalus isolate Bchr_013 chromosome 12, ASM1683550v1, whole genome shotgun sequence, the following are encoded in one genomic region:
- the LOC120541758 gene encoding 40S ribosomal protein S27-like → MIEITQRQADLKIPPVFQRKPIRIAGSGTLSADDEQPFVFLDESNRSSHGGSATKMPLAKDLLNPSVTEEKQRHKKKRLVQSPNSYFMDVKCPGCYKITTVFSHAQTVVLCVGCSTVLCQPTGGKARLTEGCSFRRKQH, encoded by the exons ATGATCGAAATAACTCAACGACAAGCGGACCTTAAAATCCCGCCCGTGTTTCAACGCAAACCAATAAGGATCGCCGGAAGTGGAACCTTGTCTGCTGATGACGAGCAGCCGTTCGTGTTCCTAGACGAGAGTAATCGATCATCACATGGTGGCAGCGCAACAAAAATGCCC TTAGCTAAAGATTTGCTGAACCCATCCGTTACTGAAGAGAAGCAACGGCACAAGAAAAAACGATTGGTTCAGAGCCCCAATTCCTACTTCATGGATGTCAAGTGCCCTG gcTGCTATAAGATCACCACAGTTTTCAGTCATGCCCAGACAGTTGTGCTTTGTGTAGGCTGTTCTACAGTACTCTGCCAGCCCACTGGAGGCAAAGCCAGGCTCACTGAAG